One window of Medicago truncatula cultivar Jemalong A17 chromosome 2, MtrunA17r5.0-ANR, whole genome shotgun sequence genomic DNA carries:
- the LOC11430751 gene encoding probable DNA helicase MCM9, with translation MTPTGDDEGYWKNLMATFLLCYDDQLRSIASSPDSSLHFPLHIDFAELMDYDPRIARLIFSQSNTYLQYFDDAALWAHRVVLRDMAADDKNNMVEKKHIHVRINVSGSPLECPETFPSIGRVRVQHRGILLTVKGIVIRSGAIKMHEGERKYMCQKCNGSFTVHPEVEARNSISLPSFCPIQRPKPCGGTKFEYVKDTTVCHDYQEIKVQESTQVLGVGAIPRSILVILKDDLVDVVKAGDDVIVTGLLTARWSPELKDVRCDLDPVLIANNVRRINELKSEIDISDALVMKFKQFWDHFKDAPLKGRNAILRGICPQIFGLFTVKLAVALTLIGGVQHVDASGTRVRGESHMLLVGDPGTGKSQFLKFSAKLSNRSVITTGLGSTSAGLTVTAVKDGGEWMLEAGALVLADGGLCCIDEFDSMREHDRATIHEAMEQQTISVAKAGLVTTLSTKTTVFGATNPKGNYDPDQPLSVNTTLSGPLLSRFDIVLVLLDTKNPDWDAVVSSHILSEAEPDRTSNDEDLANNWPLSTLKRYIHYVKENFRPVLTREAETVISSYYQLQRKSATHNAARTTVRMLESLIRLAQAHARLMFRNEVTRLDAITAVLCIESSMTTSAIVDCIGNALHSNFTDNPDQEYAKQERLILQKLECKDNFSDVNMMED, from the exons ATGACCCCCACCGGCGATGATGAAGGATACTGGAAGAATCTGATGGCTACTTTCCTCCTTTGCTACGACGATCAACTTCGATCCATCGCTTCTTCTCCCGATTCCAGTCTTCATTTTCCTCTCCACATCGA CTTCGCGGAGTTGATGGATTATGATCCTCGCATTGCTCGCCTCATCTTTTCTCAATCCAATACATATCTCCAATATTTTGATGATGCTGCTCTTTGGGCTCAT AGAGTTGTGTTAAGAGATATGGCTGCTGATGATAAGAATAATATGGTTGAGAAAAAGCACATTCACGTTCGGATTAATGTCAGCGGTTCTCCTCTTGAATGCCCTG AAACTTTTCCGAGCATAGGACGTGTAAGGGTGCAGCACCGAGGGATTCTTCTCACTGTCAAAGGGATAGTAATCAGGTCAGGAGCAATTAAGATGCACGAAGGAGAGAGGAAGTACATGTGCCAGAAATGCAATGGCAG CTTCACAGTTCATCCTGAGGTGGAAGCTCGAAACTCCATATCATTACCTTCATTTTGTCCAATTCAG AGGCCGAAGCCCTGTGGAGGTACAAAATTCGAGTATGTAAAAGATACTACAGTGTGCCATGATTATCAGGAGATAAAAGTCCAAGAGAGTACACAGGTGCTAGGTGTTGGTGCGATCCCTCGTTCAATTCTTGTCATCTTGAAGGATGAccttgttgatgttgttaaagCTGGAG ATGATGTGATTGTCACTGGTCTCTTAACTGCAAGATGGTCTCCAGAGTTGAAGGATGTGCGCTGTGACCTTGATCCAGTATTAATAGCCAACAATGTAAG GAGAATCAATGAATTGAAGTCAGAAATTGATATTTCTGATGCGCTTGTTATGAAATTCAAGCAGTTTTGGGATCACTTCAAAGATGCACCTTTAAAAG GAAGGAATGCTATTCTACGAGGAATCTGCCCACAAATATTTGGTCTTTTCACGGTCAAGCTGGCAG TTGCACTAACACTAATTGGAGGTGTGCAACATGTTGATGCTTCTGGAACAAGGGTAAGGGGGGAGTCCCACATGCTCTTGGTCGGTGATCCTG GCACCGGAAAATCTCAGTTTCTGaaattttctgcaaaattgagCAACCGATCTGTTATTACAACTGGGTTGGGAAGCACAAGTGCAGGATTGACTGTTACTGCCGTGAAGGACGGGG GTGAGTGGATGTTGGAAGCTGGGGCCCTTGTCTTGGCAGATGGAGGATTGTGTTGCATAGATGAATTTGATAG TATGAGGGAACATGACAGAGCAACAATACACGAAGCCATGGAGCAGCAGACAATAAGTGTTGCCAAg GCTGGTCTTGTAACAACCCTCAGCACTAAAACAACAGTATTTGGCGCCACAAATCCTAAGGGAAATTATGATCCAGATCAAC CTCTGTCTGTCAATACAACCCTCTCCGGTCCTTTGTTAAGTAGGTTTGATATAGTTCTGGTGCTCTTGGATACAAAGAATCCTGACTGGGATGCAGTAGTTTCATCTCATATTCTTTCTGAG GCAGAACCAGATAGAACCTCCAATGATGAAGATCTGGCAAATAACTGGCCTCTTTCTACGCTCAAGAG GTATATACACTACGTGAAAGAAAATTTCAGACCAGTCCTCACGAGAGAGGCCGAAACAGTTATATCCAGCTATTATCAACTTCAAAGAAAATCTGCGACTCATAATGCAG CTAGGACAACTGTCCGCATGCTTGAAAGTTTGATTCGACTAGCTCAAG CTCATGCAAGGCTGATGTTCAGAAATGAGGTGACTCGGCTAGATGCCATCACAGCTGTTTTGTGCATAGAGTCCTCCATGACCACCTCAGCTATTGTGGATTGCATTGGGAATGCTCTGCATTCCAATTTCACTGACAACCCTGACCAGGAAT ATGCAAAGCAAGAAAGGTTGATCCTTCAAAAGTTGGAATGCAAAGACAACTTTTCTGATGTGAATATGATGGAAGACTGA
- the LOC11421606 gene encoding serine carboxypeptidase-like 18, with the protein MAVYLIRSCSWLLIVLTLFIHADCGDIVKTLPGFPGELPFTLETGYIGVEHSELFYLFVESTGNPKTDPLLLYLIGGPGCSALNAFFFQVGPLAFNEADYTGGLPQLILRSYPWTKSASIIFLDAPVGTGYSYSTSPESLVPSDSMSARQTYKFLRQWLMEHPQYLLNPVLIVGDSYSGMLAPIISKHILDGNAAGPKPYITLIGMIGGSPVTSIALENNTKIIMAHRLTLISDSLYEEAKESCEGWYIDVNPSNTKCVKALQEIDELLTDINVANVLDPNCERLSPKPNDTRSRRVLKGKETNFQWQFQKQHHQKWWCKSYVYLLSYIWANDEKVQEALHVREGRVKEW; encoded by the exons atggcAGTGTATTTGATAAGGTCTTGTTCTTGGCTTCTGATTGTGTTAACTCTCTTTATACATGCAGATTGTGGTGACATTGTAAAAACTCTTCCTGGCTTTCCTGGTGAACTTCCATTCACACTTGAAACGGG TTACATAGGGGTGGAACATTCTGAACTATTCTATCTTTTTGTTGAGTCAACTGGGAATCCAAAAACTGATCCTCTTCTTCTATACTTAATTGGAGGTCCTGGCTGTTCTgctttaaatgcatttttctttCAAGTTG GTCCATTAGCTTTCAATGAGGCTGATTATACAGGGGGATTACCACAATTAATCCTAAGGTCTTACCCATGGACAAAA AGTGCTAGCATTATATTTCTAGATGCACCAGTTGGTACTGGATACTCATATTCTACATCCCCTGAAAGTTTGGTTCCATCCGACTCAATGTCAGCAAGACAAACGTACAAATTCTTGAGACAG TGGTTGATGGAACACCCTCAATATCTTCTGAATCCAGTGTTAATTGTCGGTGATTCATATAGCGGTATGCTTGCACCAATAATTTCGAAGCATATATTAGATG GAAATGCAGCTGGACCAAAGCCATACATAACTTTAATA GGAATGATAGGTGGATCTCCTGTTACAAGTATAGCACtggaaaataatacaaaaataatcATGGCTCACCGATTGACACTTATATCAGACAGTCTCTATGAG GAAGCCAAGGAGAGCTGTGAAGGATGGTATATTGATGTAAACCCTTCAAACACTAAATGTGTGAAAGCACTTCAAGAGATTGATGAG TTGCTGACTGATATTAATGTTGCAAATGTTCTGGATCCCAATTGTGAAAGACTATCACCAAAACCAAATGATACACGATCTAGAAGAGTTCTCAAAGGAAAGGAAACAAATTTCCAATGGCAGTTCCAAAAGCAACACCATCAGAAATGGTGGTGCAAG AGTTATGTTTATCTGCTTTCTTATATATGGGCGAACGATGAGAAAGTTCAAGAAGCACTTCATGTTAGAGAG GGAAGAGTAAAAGAATGGTAA
- the LOC11421607 gene encoding dicarboxylate transporter 2.1, chloroplastic: MESFALHSLSTTSSPTFFLHHLHHHRSSRPIFRSQFSPLPQNPSSRSIPSLKSSQSFSFPSKVSTFNLFSKPHFPIHANSTPPPSPSSPPKPNILQGAKPIPFAISILIGLIVRFFVPKPVEVTPQAWQLLSIFLSTIAGLVLSPLPVGAWAFLGLTASVVTKTLTFTAAFSAFTNEVIWLIVISFFFARGFVKTGLGDRIATYFVKWMGKSTLGLSYGLTFSEVLIAPAMPSTTARAGGVFLPIIKSLSLSAGSEPNSPSSKRLGAFLIQNQFQSAGNSSALFLTAAAQNLLCVKLAQELGVVISNPWVTWFKAASVPAFVCLLATPLILYTIYPPEIKDTPEAPALAAKKLETMGPVTQNEWVMVATMLLAVSLWIFGETLGIASAVAAMLGLSILLVLGVLDWDDCLNEKSAWDTLAWFAILVGMASQLTNLGIVSWMSDCVANSLRSFSLSWPASLAVLQAAYFFIHYLFASQTGHVGALYSAFLAMHRAAGVPGTLAALALGYNTNLFGAITHYSSGQAAVYYGAGYVDLPDIFKTGFIMAFINAIIWGGVGSIWWKFLGLY; the protein is encoded by the exons ATGGAGAGTTTTGCACTTCACTCACTCTCCACAACTTCTTCACCTACCTTCTTCctccatcatcttcatcatcatcgttCTTCACGACCCATCTTCAGATCTCAATTCTCTCCTCTTCCACAAAACCCATCTTCACGTTCAATCCCATCactcaaatcatcacaatcCTTCTCTTTTCCCTCTAAAGTTTCAACCTTTAACCTTTTCTCAAAACCCCATTTCCCAATTCATGCTAATTCAACTCCACCACCTTCACCATCATCCCCACCAAAACCCAATATTCTTCAAGGTGCAAAGCCAATTCCTTTTGCCATTTCAATCTTGATAGGTCTCATTGTAAGGTTCTTTGTTCCAAAACCAGTTGAAGTTACCCCTCAAGCATGGCAATTACTCTCAATTTTCCTTTCAACGATAGCCGGGCTTGTTCTAAGCCCGTTGCCGGTTGGAGCTTGGGCTTTTCTAGGCCTGACAGCATCTGTGGTCACAAAAACTCTAACCTTTACAGCTGCATTTAGTGCTTTTACTAATGAAGTTATTTGGTTGATTGTGATATCGTTTTTCTTCGCTCGCGGGTTTGTGAAGACGGGTTTAGGGGATAGAATTGCTACTTATTTTGTGAAATGGATGGGGAAAAGTACTTTAGGACTTTCTTATGGTTTGACATTTAGTGAAGTTCTTATTGCACCTGCTATGCCTAGTACTACTGCTAGAGCTGGTGGTGTTTTCTTGCCTATTATTAAGTCACTTTCACTCTCTGCTGGGAGTGAGCCTAATAGTCCTTCCTCTAAGAGGTTGGGAGCTTTTCTTATTCAGAACCAATTTCAG TCTGCCGGTAACTCCAGCGCTCTTTTCCTAACCGCTGCTGCTCAAAATCTGCTCTGTGTTAAATTAGCACAGGAGCTTGGGGTGGTAATTTCAAACCCTTGGGTTACGTGGTTTAAGGCAGCTAGTGTACCTGCATTTGTTTGTCTTCTTGCTACACCGTTGATTTTATACACGATCTATCCTCCTGAAATTAAAGACACGCCAGAGGCACCTGCCCTGGCTGCAAAGAAACTGGAAACAATGGGCCCTGTCACTCAAAATGAATGGGTTATGGTTGCTACAATGCTTCTTGCAGTCTCTCTGTGGATCTTTGG AGAGACTCTTGGCATAGCAAGTGCTGTAGCTGCAATGCTTGGTTTATCAATACTCCTCGTCTTAGGAGTCCTTGACTGGGATGACTGCTTGAATGAAAAATCGGCGTGGGATACCTTGGCTTGGTTTGCCATTCTAGTGGGTATGGCAAGTCAGTTGACAAACCTCGGGATTGTGAGCTGGATGTCTGATTGTGTGGCCAACAGCCTTCGATCATTCTCCTTGAGCTGGCCGGCTTCATTGGCTGTTCTTCAGGCCGCTTATTTTTTCATCCACTACCTTTTTGCAAGCCAGACTGGGCATGTAGGGGCTTTATACTCTGCGTTTCTGGCCATGCATAGGGCAGCTGGTGTTCCTGGTACTCTCGCAGCGCTTGCTTTAGGTTATAATACCAATCTTTTCGGTGCAATTACACACTATAGCAGTGGTCAAGCTGCTGTATACTATGGAG CTGGCTATGTAGACCTTCCCGATATATTCAAAACGGGTTTCATTATGGCATTTATTAATGCTATCATCTGGGGAGGAGTTGGCTCTATCTGGTGGAAATTTTTGGGCTTGTATTAA